In Brachypodium distachyon strain Bd21 chromosome 2, Brachypodium_distachyon_v3.0, whole genome shotgun sequence, one genomic interval encodes:
- the LOC106866064 gene encoding uncharacterized protein LOC106866064, whose translation MEARHKLSKHSETDPVDSTEYRSIVGSLRYLVNTRPDLAYSVGIVSRFMENPTTEHFAAVKMILRYIEGTLNYGCVYSKKKEEKTQLVRYSDSDMAGDVGDRKNTSGMAFFLGGNIVRWMSQKQKSHRLWLYSRVKLNTLQQLLQHARECG comes from the coding sequence ATGGAAGCAAGGCATAAATTGAGCAAACACAGCGAAACAGATCCTGTTGATAGTACCGAATATAGAAGTATTGTAGGAAGTCTGAGATACTTGGTGAATACAAGGCCAGATTTGGCATACTCAGTTGGGATCGTTAGTCGATTCATGGAGAACCCCACAACAGAACACTTTGCAGCGGTGAAGATGATTTTGCGGTACATCGAAGGAACCCTGAATTATGGGTGTGTTTactcaaagaagaaagaggagaagacACAACTAGTCAGGTACAGTGACAGTGATATGGCTGGCGACGTTGGTGACCGTAAAAATACTTCGGGCATGGCGTTTTTCCTAGGTGGAAATATTGTGAGATGGATGTCACAGAAGCAGAAGAGCCACAGGTTGTGGCTCTATTCTCGTGTGAAGCTGAATACATTGCAGCAGCTACTGCAGCATGCCAGAGAGTGTGGCTAG